The sequence CTGTTCCAGGTAGAGGGCTTGGCTGGAGGCCAGCTTGCCTTGTCAAAGAACATGGGGAGAGATGCTGACACGGAACAACCTGATTGTCCTCAAGGCTCTTTTTGGCCACAAGCTAAGCTCCAGGGTGGCAGCCCACAACCTTCAGAATTCCATACACTTATGAGGACTGGGTCTGCCTGTCAGACAGGTCACACCTTGGGTGGGGCTGTGTATGAAGCCAGGCCTCCAGCCTATGCTTCTCATTTCTAATTATCCATGGGTGTTTGAAGACTTTCATCCTCAATCTTCCCAGAGGCCAGACCAGTCCTCAACCCATTCCCCCCCACTCCCCTGACACAGTAAGTCCACAGCTCACAGTTATGTAAAACCATTTGTTTAATTCTAAATCAAATCACTTTTACAACAGTGAAAATTAGTGACTGGTCAAGGTGTACACGGTATCATTTTCTGACTGTGGTTGGGACCTGGTCCTAATCCACAAAGGTGGCAGGAGGGGTTGGGGGCCAAGAacatagaaaacacacacaaagaaaggaaaaacgcCTCGGCAGGGGGGTGAGGTGGTGAGCCTGCGGGGGCATTGGGAAGAGGCCTCCCTGTCGGGGCTGGGCCAGCAGTCCCAAGTTGGCTCTcctgccccagctcctggcagaGCATGAGTGGGGACCTGCAAGGTTCAAAATCAAAGGGCACATGGCCAAGCTAGCTTTGCTAACAGGTTCCTGGGATGCCTTTGCTGGTGGAGCTCTCCTGGGCTCACTCCCCTTCGTTAAAGGGTCAAAGTTATTTGTCTTCCTACCTACAAcccttctttttttaacctttcttctGGAAACCCATTTCTGTTTGGTCCATCTGACTGAAGTCCTCTCTCCCATCGCTAGGTGGGAACATTGCACTGAGAAACCAGGGCCCGTTAGACCTGGGATTTCCAGAAGGTGATAAAATGAGCACTCTTGAGTGGGTGCCCAGAGAATCTTTAAAATCCATCAGGCACACCATAAAGCGGGTGGCTTATTCCTACCAAATGGATTCGGTAAATGAACCACCTATTCAATACTTACATTTTGTCTGTTTAAACACTGAACTCTGGCACTGAAAGGTACGAGGGGAAGTGGGGGGGTGCagtggagagaggagaagggcTTCCCTCATCTTCCTCAAGGTCTTGGTTTCCACATGCTATGCAGAGCCATATCTGGAACAAACACTAGGTGGGGCTTTCAACCACTTGTTGGCTATTGCTGGGGGTAAACTCAGGAGCAGTGTGGACTGGTGAAGTGACAGACAGGCCCTCAGAGTAAGTCCATCTCCCCCTACCCTAAGGGTCTCCTGGAAGAGCCTGGATTTCTAGGAAGATGCCAGACTGGCAGAGCGAGAACCATTCCACCAGGTAAACTGTTCTCCTGCTGGCAACACACTCCCTCAGTCAAATTCGGATGAAGAAGCTTGTGAAGTTGAAAAACAAATCAAGGGCTTGGGAAGAATGACTTCCCTGCAAGTTTCCAGGGGAAGACTTCCACAGGCAGACCACATCCTATCTTTGTGCTGAGGCTCCCTGGGCTCTGCGCCCGGCTTTACAAACCACCAGGGGTTGCCTGCTCTGGAGTAGAGTGCTTCCCTGGTTTTAGCACACACACAAGAGGTCTTCAAACCATACCAAGATCAGAGTCACATGCTGGGTCTCCCCTTTCCCTGCCTCTTCTTTAAGGACAATTTGGCTTCTGAGGAGGGTGGTCTTCAACATGCAGCTGGGATGACTCAACAAGGTTCCCAGTTTCCTTTGTGGGGTCTGGGAAAGGATGCACCTGGAGCTTCTGCGGCCTTAGGGACAAGGCTGCTTGTTCAGTCGTTCCTGCATCTGAGCTCCGAATCCCACCTGAGCCCTGACTGCAGGTCTTTCCTAACAGCAGTCCGTCCTGGCTTCAACAGTAATCTAGGCTGGGTGCCCTCTGGcagggaggcagatttgcatAGTTTTGGGGGAAAACTGATGGGAAACCACATGTCTCTGGGGATAATCTACGCCAGGAAACCAGGAGGTCATTCAAGCCACTCTGGAGCCAAAGACACTGAGCACAGCCCAGAGGCAATAGATCTTTGGGTCCCTGGTGAATTCATGAATCGACTCCAGCTCCAGCTGCTGCAATTATGATCTTAATAGGACAGCAATTTCTTGCATCTCtgctgaagaggaaataggacaGAATAGCACTGCGATCTGGAAGGGGAACCTCTCTGTATGAGGAGTCCCACTGACTTCAGAGGCCACTTACCAAgggatatttaaagagatgaaaaaaagTTTCCATATTTGGTTCGTccctttgtttttataatattaaattcaGGTGAAATTTTACTGACAATTCCtcttctcctgcctcttccctgtGCAGAGTCAGGACCTGCTGAGCTGGGTGGAACAGGATTTCACGGTGTAACCCACGAGAGATGACTCAATGCCAAGGCCTGAGGTGTTTACAGCAGTGGCCACACTCCAGGGTCCTCAACGACTGGTCTTGAGTCCCAAAGCTCTGATGGAGAAGCAAAACTCCTTGATGTGTCACCGACCCCACTGATTCCAGAGGTCAGGATTAGCCAGGAAGCCAAACATCAAGAGTGGGGGTGGCATGTCACCGGTCCAGAGGCCCTGCATGGATGTAGGCCGGGAGCCCAGCATTAGGCAATCAATAGCCAGAACATGATCACCAGGGCCACAAACAGGAACAGGCGTGACAGGAACTGCTCGTCCACGTACTGGGGCGTTCCGGGGACAGCTGGAgggacaggagggaggagggaggctgtgAGAATGCTGCAGCTGCACACACTGCCCACTAGagtcaggagggaggagggaggctgtgAGAATGCTGCAGCTGCACACACTGCCCACTGGAGTCAGAAGTCGAGAGCATCAACCTTCATCTCTTTACAACAGAATCCTGCAcactaaaaatatttccaaaccccaaataatattaggcaaaacaaaattcaaattataaaaacatGTGGAATCATATAACAATGAGGACAAAGTCTCCAATTCGTCCTAAGAGGGTTTTGTCTCCAGGTGCAAATAAACCAGGAAAGTCttggagggaaaaataaaagctacTATTTGTTAAGCATCTTGTGTGTGCTGTTGTGTATACACATTATTGCCTGTTGGGCATTATTATCCCATTCTGTgtaagaagaaactgaagcacaggtaTGAGGTGACCTGCCCAAGATCTCAAGGTCCATGAGCTGGTGGAGAGCCCACAGCTGTGCTCTCAGCCTCTCCACACACTGCCTCTCGAGTCATGGAGTCTCTAGATTCTGGCACTGATGAGTCAGGAGGGGTCTCAGGGAGCCCCGCTTGAGGTGCCTTCCTTTTCCAGACTTGAGAACTAGAGCCCAGACAGGCAAAACGACCTGTCTCCCTCAATCCATAGCAAACTAGGGGCAGAAGTGGCCTGAGAACCTGGGTCTCCACTCCTCTCTGCTTTGAGAAAAGCTACTCCGTAGAGCTCCTTGTCCTGCTGTGGGGCAAGGAGAGTTAAGAGAAACTACATCCCAGATGGGCAAACTGTACCAAACACACACAACAAGGGAAAACTGTGACTGTGGCAAGGGGATAAAGAGAGTTCACAGCCTGGCTGTGAACTCTCTTTACCTGGGGAACCCAGGTGAGCCCTGGACCAGGATGGATGGAAATAAACTAGCAGGCAGGTGCGTGCTCCTTCCACAGGGCCCTATCCCTTCTTCAGAGCAGAGCACACCTGGCCCTTTGGGGTCTCTTTCCTCTGATAAAACAGCATGTGAACAGAGGAGAAACTTTTGAGGTAGATGAGGTAAGGAAGGGCAGTCCCAAGATCGCTTGGTGCTATATTATGCCCCAGTTAGGCACGCTGATGGAACCAAGCAGGCCGGCAGTCAACAAAGACTTACCGATTGtctgctatgtgccaagcacccgggtgggggggcaggggacAAATGGATGGCTCAGGAGAGGTTACTGTCCCTCGAGCCTAAGCTCCTGGCCAGGAGCCACGCACTGGTCCCTTCTGTACCTCACACTGTGCCCAGCACACGAAGCCCCATTGAGTGCAAGCAGAGCTCAACCGCCCTCGGCAGCTCTGCAGCTCCATGGTCAGGATCTGGCCCTGGGCGTCAGATTGCAATAGAGCCCAGGGCACCTACCTCGCTGCCCTGCCCTACACCGACTGCAGCCAGCACTCTCAAGCTGGCTGGGGGGAGAAAGGTAGAAGCAGGTGGCAGACCTAGGCATGGCTCCCAAAGGGCTGAGGCTTAGGACCAGCCCGACGTGTGTCCTGAGGGAAGCTGGCCAGAGATGCCAGAGAATAGGGAGGCCCACACTCCATGCGGTTgcctggcccctccccacccGCAATGGTCAAAGTcgcgggtatatgcccaggactaGGCTTTTACTCAGCTGGGTAGagtatatactttttcattttatgggCATGGGTTATATCTTGGAAAACATTACTGAGCATTTTCTGAattgtaaaatggagttaattgCACATCTGTCCCACAGGCTCATCGTGGGGATCCCAGGTTTATAATGGAAAGCACTCTGAACGTGCCTGTGCCTAATACTTGGTAAGTGTGCAATATCATTACCATGACTACCAGTAATCAGAAAAGAGTTTAGCACATTTTGAAAAGGCTGATTATCCTACATATTGCTGAATTCCTAGGAGTCTTCAAGCAAAATCACTAAGAGAATAGGGTCTTACCTGGAGGAGGCCGCCCATCGTTTATGTTAAATGCTGTGGCAAATATGCCAAAGGGAAATGCCCCAATTCCAAAAGACATCTGGAAGCCACCATCTCCAAATCCAAACCCTTGAAATCCCTGTGAGGAAGAAATGCAATTCAGAACAGGCAGGTTTTTCCTCACCTGTCACACGTCACCTTACGTGTAGCACCCGCCTTTCTTCCCCACCCTCTTTTCCTCCCATCTAGATCTCAAGGCAGAGGAACTCTGGTGGCTCCTCCGCCCTCCTGGCCATCCAGGGGTCCCAGCTAAGGAGCTATGAATGCCAGAAAGGACTGGCTCTGACCCAAAGTAAAACTCTCTGCTGATGCAAGTAAGCGTTCTCAGAGCTCCAGGTTCCTTCCCAGAGTCCCACACTAGCCAATAAAACTTTCTACATGCTTTATAACAGCCAAAGTGTCAACAACTCCTATACCCAATTACAAGGGAACATAGAACAAGCTACACATTATCTATAAGAGCAAAAAAAGTGGAACTCTAATTGGCCAACAATGGAGGTCATGATCAAAATTTCGATACATTACACTGACTATGAAGCAACACAGAAAAACTCTTATGACCAAGCTTTCAGACAAAATTGTTTGAACACCATggtcacaagtatgtgacaatatGTATGTAGGTGGAAAAGATATGGATAAGTATTTTccctcagatttttcttttaatattgttacagagaattttaaaaattcaaaacactttttttcctgattacaaaagtaatatatgcttgctatgagaaattaacacattacaGGAATAAATAACACAGAAAATCAGGTCTCCTTGTTCACCCTCCACTTCATAACCCCTCCCTCCAATGACCACTGTCAACAGTTTGGTATCATCCTCagctttttttccctataatgttGGGTtcgccaaaaagttcgttcagatttttccataagatggtggaaacgaactttttggccagcccaatatgtTCTACACTGCATCATCTTTCACATGAAAAGATTCGGAAGGAACCATAATATTGTAAATAGGTTAACTCCTATTTTCTAAGTGCcaactctgtgctgggcactgtgctaagcactagtACACTCAAATTGCATTTAATTCTTACATTAGGATCACCCACATTTACAGATGAccaaaccaaggctcagagaggtgaaataacttgaccaaggtcacacagctggtaaggggTAGAGTTTAGATCTGGAACTAGATCAGTATGGTCCGAAAACCCATGCTCTTAATTATTGTGCACATCTTAAAAAAATTCCTCTTCTCCTCTGCATCCCTGGGTAGATCTTTAgaacaaatgattaaaaaataattaaagaaaagaaaaattattgggcTAACTGCTCTCCACAAAGAGCTGATAGGCCTTCATTTGTGAGTCTTCTGCAAGTCATGCAAGTGGCTGCTCCCTATCCCTGCTGAGCATAGCCTGGCACCCAGCTCCAAACTTCTTGCTGGGCAGCACTACCTATAAAGCCTAACAGCAGATTTATTAAGAGGGCGGACCTACAGGGAAGGAAAACTGGTTTCCATCTCCTCAGTGCAGAAAAGCCTCCAACTAAGAGCCAGCCTGGTTGAGTCTGAGGGCTCCTGGGATCAAGGCTGCCTTACCCAGGAAGGTGCAACTGTTTCATCAGGAACCACCACTTCATTCAGTGCAAATCCGAGGACTGGCCCTCCGGCCTCCCTTCCAGCAACACCTGTACAATCCCACAAGTCCTCACATTTGGTAGGTTTATGTTCCTGGGGCAGAGTAGGCAAAAAACATCACCGGTGGCTGTGGGTGCTTGTAAACGCCAGAGATGTGCACTGGCGTGCACATCTGATGTGCAGTCTTCACAGTCAGGGCCTCTGGCTTCCTGGGGCCTCAGATTCCTGGGTTAGGAGCTAATGTTCCACTGGGAACCAGAGCCTGGGAAGTAcacagtcttatccactggaccactagggaagtcctcaataaagtattttttaattaaagtatgcaCTTTTTTTTCAACATAATGCTATTTATTGCTAATTTAATAgactatagtgtaaacataacttttatatgcactcagaaaccaaaaaaattgtgtgacttgctttactgtgatattcgctttattgtggtggtctggaactaaaCCTGAAGCatctccaaggtctgcctgtGGACTCCATAAGGGCAGGGATCTTTACTATGTTCACTGATACATTACCAGTGCCTAGAATGAGGCCCAGCACACAGAGGGCActaaatatagaataaaattttaaaagagagttACAAAACAGGAGCcaaatattgtaaaaataaaaataaaaatatatgtaggacttccctggtggcgcagtggttaagaatccgcctgccaatgcaggggacacgggttcgagccctggtccgggaagattccacatgccacagagcaactaagcccgtgcgccacaactactgagcctgtgctctagagcccgcgagccacaactactgagcccatgtgccacaactactgaagcccgcacgctctagggcccgtgctccgcaacaaagagaaaccactgcaatgagaagcccgtgcactgcaacaaagcatagcccccgctcgccacaactagagaaagcccgtgcgcagcagcaaagacccaacacagccaaaaataagtaaataaataaactaatttaaaaaaaatatgtatacacacacatctatctataaaacacacacacacaaatagatcTATAAAATTTGTGTGTATAGATAatcatagaaaaatagaaaagaaaatagaccAATGTGTTTCCATTGGTTATCTCTGGATGGTGTGATTATAAGTCATTTTctcccctcttttcctttctgtattttgcaaattttcctttacttttataATCAAGGAGAAAAAATGTAGGGCCAAGAGGGAAACTTCTAAAGCCATGGGCTCATTTCTAGAAGCCTTCTCCTAGAATTTTCCTCACCCCTCTGTTCTCCGGTTCTGGCCTCTGTCCTTGAGGACGGGGAGGAGTCTTCTCTCTGAAACAGAAACGGTGTAAAATAAGTCTATTACGAACGCTTTGACCTGTTCCGTGGGGGAGCTCTTCACCAACAGGGTCAGGGCCATGGCCCCCTTTCGTGCCCAGCACATGAACTTACGCCTAATTAAACCAAATACTAACTCTGTTCTACATGCAATTGCTTTTCCCTAGTGTGTAGAAAACTAGGGAGAAAATCCGTTTGTTACAAGATGCTCATCAGACTGCACTCAGCTTATTCCTCTCACAGAGAGCCATACCCAGATTGGTTACAACTGTCAGCCAGGCACCTTCCTGGACCTGGGTCACGGATGTCAAAAACCCCAAATCCAAATTCAAACAGAAGACGGCCTGTCAGCAGAGAGGGCTGAGATTCAGGGTCTCTCTGCTCTGCCCCATTACCTTCAGCTTTACCTCCCACTACTCTTGAGCAAGTACTTTACACTGTTCTTTCTCTCTAGGACCTCTGGGTCCTAGCCCCTTCCATCACTCATCCCACAAATACTGGACTGAGGGCTTGTTATCCATCAGGCACTAGGCAGGATGCTACCAAGACTGAAGATAGATCCTACTCTTGAGGTGCTCGTGGTTTAAAGGGGGCTACAACCAATCACACTATAGTGTGGAAGGGACTTCTTTAAAAGAGGTGTCAATTAAATGGAGTGGGGGCATGGGTGAAAGCAACTAACGTGGGGAAGAAAGGCCACTTTAAGGAGGAGGTAACTTTAGGGCTGCTCATAAAAGACGCAGAAGttagaggaggagaagggggttgAGCAGGACTGGAAAGGGCAGAAGAGGCAAATGGACAAcaaatacaaaggctcatgaaGGTGAAAGCATAAATAAGTCCCTTTAAGAGAAGTCCAGTATGTATGTCTGGGTACCCGGTATGCTGGAGTGGGGTGGAAGAAGGTAAGAGACACTGTCGGGAGTTTGGGAAAAGTGTGCgtgggtgtgtatgtgcacaCTCGAGCACCACACCATGGAGGCTCTCAACAGAATGCCAGACTCACCCACGCGTCCATTTCCAGAAATCTCAAACTCCACAAAGCCTCCCAGACACCCATTTCCTCCCCCCAGACTTTAGACATCACTGCTACAGcacccccctcccacctcccaccctgcaGACTCTCCTGCTGGACACCCTGCTTCCCAGGCTCCTTCACAGCACTCTGCATACTTGCAGTGGTGGTGTCTTGTGCGctgcctagcatagtgcctgcccGTTGGCAGATGCTCACAGCACATCTGTATCACAGCCCCGCAAATGGCAACCtggttcccctcccctcctggctgACTCCCATCTGGATGCCAAGTGCCTTGAAATGGAGGGTCTGTAAGTACTAACTAAATGGTGGGGTGAGGAGGTGCTGAATAGAAGTGAATTCGTGTCCAAGGGGAGGAGTGTGTGTGAGAGGGGCCCCATAGCCTCACCTGGGGTCCTGCTGCCCAGTGCTGCCCCTGCCATAGAGGGGGATCACCTTGTCGCGGCTGATGCCAGCTTTGCAAACTGGACACACCTGTCTGTTAGGTCTCGTCTCCAACCACTGCAAGCAGGAGAGAAAACCACGTGAATGGCACAAGCCCACCAGGGTGGTCAGTCAGAGCCAGCAGGAGAACTACAGGGACCAGTGCCCTCAAACTGCAAACACCAGCACCAGCAGGGAACACCTCAAGGAACCCAACTCTCATTCTTGCtcctggcactcaataaatatttactagtgGTGAAATCAAAATTGCCTTTAGATGCTGTCATAATTAAACAGGCTTCTTAATGCTTCGTTCTCTCAGGGGCTTGCCAGCAATACAGCAGGAAGGAACTGCAGGCCTGGAGCTGTGTCAAGAGGTCTGACAGATCCAGTCACAGGTCAGGCTGCAGGTAGAACAAACTTTAAATCTCCATCTTCCCTGACGGATCAATTGTATGACCTTGGCAGtcagatttttctttctgtgtttctcattTTTACAGCATTTCCTCAACAACTATGTGTCTTAGACAT is a genomic window of Balaenoptera ricei isolate mBalRic1 chromosome 14, mBalRic1.hap2, whole genome shotgun sequence containing:
- the RNF185 gene encoding E3 ubiquitin-protein ligase RNF185 isoform X1; the protein is MASKGPSASASPENSSAGGPNGSSNGAGESGGQDSTFECNICLDTAKDAVISLCGHLFCWPCLHQWLETRPNRQVCPVCKAGISRDKVIPLYGRGSTGQQDPREKTPPRPQGQRPEPENRGEHKPTKCEDLWDCTGVAGREAGGPVLGFALNEVVVPDETVAPSWGFQGFGFGDGGFQMSFGIGAFPFGIFATAFNINDGRPPPAVPGTPQYVDEQFLSRLFLFVALVIMFWLLIA
- the RNF185 gene encoding E3 ubiquitin-protein ligase RNF185 isoform X2, producing MASKGPSASASPENSSAGGPNGSSNGAGESGGQDSTFECNICLDTAKDAVISLCGHLFCWPCLHQWLETRPNRQVCPVCKAGISRDKVIPLYGRGSTGQQDPREKTPPRPQGQRPEPENRGGFQGFGFGDGGFQMSFGIGAFPFGIFATAFNINDGRPPPAVPGTPQYVDEQFLSRLFLFVALVIMFWLLIA